One window from the genome of Nitrospira defluvii encodes:
- a CDS encoding BACON domain-containing protein — protein MKRGLRQYFSLPVGVLPRMLLILALLLIGSEMMLSEAEALQASPTSLTFEAVQGGPNPSSKTVKVYKSSSRKVSWSGKDNAGWLSLSPTSGTLGSSTQVTVSVNISGLVAGTYSGTVTITTSRGSTVAIPVTLKLSAATSTSTTGTTAALAWNANAESDLAGYKVYSGTSSGRYGAPVDVGKVTSYQFSNLKLGTTYYFAVTAYDVNGNESLPSSEVSKSIY, from the coding sequence ATGAAACGAGGTCTGCGCCAATACTTCTCTTTGCCTGTGGGGGTTCTACCTCGAATGCTGTTGATCCTGGCCTTGCTGCTGATTGGAAGCGAGATGATGCTTTCCGAAGCTGAAGCCCTACAAGCCAGTCCGACCAGTTTGACCTTTGAGGCGGTGCAGGGTGGCCCTAATCCATCCAGTAAGACGGTGAAGGTCTACAAGAGCAGCAGTCGAAAGGTCAGTTGGAGCGGGAAGGATAACGCCGGTTGGCTGAGTCTCTCTCCTACATCTGGCACTTTGGGAAGTTCCACGCAGGTGACGGTGTCCGTCAATATCAGCGGGCTGGTTGCCGGAACCTATTCCGGGACGGTGACGATCACGACCAGCAGGGGAAGTACTGTGGCGATTCCCGTGACACTCAAGCTCTCAGCTGCGACTTCTACAAGCACCACCGGCACGACGGCCGCTCTGGCATGGAATGCCAATGCCGAAAGCGACTTAGCCGGATACAAAGTCTATTCCGGGACCTCTTCCGGCCGGTATGGGGCCCCGGTTGATGTGGGGAAGGTCACGTCCTATCAGTTTTCAAACCTGAAACTCGGAACAACCTACTACTTTGCCGTGACGGCGTATGATGTGAACGGAAATGAGAGTCTGCCGTCCAGTGAGGTGAGCAAGAGTATTTATTGA
- a CDS encoding ABC transporter substrate-binding protein — MRRIVRAFFTFSRLQSVPRHPLCAGHQRQRRAALLLVCFVLFGPPRNDSIADEPAALPKGQPAPVTLRFVSWKPDHPHVWDDALARFTAAHPHISVVRELAPHSSTAYHDLLTQKLKNGDTTVDVFFMDVIWVPEFAAARWARPLDDKFLPTMREAFLPATTEVGRYEQHLYGVPSRIDAGLLYYRQDLLKKYGFTPPATWEALIRQAETILAGERTTFPTLQGYVAQFKQYEGLVCNILEMIEAHGGSLLTADGTHSTLSAAPALEAIQFVRNRLIGQITPRAALTYQEPESLALFLQGHAIFHRNWPYAWELANNRTRSTVAGQVGVAPLPGSTHGHTAAALGGWLYGISAASQHPEEAWALIEFLSSEAMQKRFALEAGIAPSRTALFSDPDLLAHSPQLHNHLTVLQAATPRPRSPIYPALSHLLQRYFSRALAVEHLDLRQEAARTDAQIDRLLALTRPQP; from the coding sequence ATGCGTCGCATTGTGCGCGCCTTTTTCACCTTCTCACGTCTTCAGTCCGTACCACGCCATCCGTTGTGTGCCGGCCACCAACGTCAACGCCGTGCGGCGCTTCTCCTAGTCTGCTTCGTCCTCTTCGGTCCACCACGCAACGATTCGATTGCCGACGAACCTGCGGCGCTGCCCAAGGGACAGCCGGCACCCGTCACCCTCCGCTTCGTCTCCTGGAAACCAGACCATCCCCACGTCTGGGACGACGCCCTGGCACGATTCACTGCAGCCCACCCTCACATTTCAGTGGTGCGCGAACTCGCTCCGCATTCCTCAACCGCCTACCACGACCTGCTGACCCAAAAATTGAAAAATGGGGACACGACCGTCGACGTGTTTTTCATGGATGTGATCTGGGTCCCGGAATTCGCGGCAGCTCGATGGGCAAGGCCGCTCGACGACAAGTTTTTGCCGACGATGCGGGAAGCGTTTCTGCCCGCTACCACGGAGGTTGGTCGGTATGAGCAGCATCTCTACGGAGTTCCCAGCCGGATTGATGCAGGGCTGCTCTACTACCGCCAGGATCTGCTGAAGAAATATGGATTCACCCCACCCGCCACCTGGGAAGCACTTATCCGTCAGGCGGAAACCATCTTGGCCGGGGAACGCACGACCTTCCCGACCCTTCAGGGGTACGTAGCTCAATTCAAACAATATGAAGGGTTGGTCTGTAACATACTGGAGATGATTGAAGCCCATGGGGGCAGCCTGCTGACCGCAGACGGGACCCACTCGACCTTGTCGGCGGCACCGGCGCTTGAAGCGATACAATTTGTGCGCAATCGGCTCATCGGCCAAATCACACCACGCGCCGCGCTCACCTATCAGGAACCGGAATCGCTCGCCCTGTTTCTCCAAGGCCATGCGATCTTTCATCGAAACTGGCCCTATGCCTGGGAACTCGCGAACAACCGTACCCGCTCCACCGTCGCCGGACAGGTGGGAGTGGCGCCGCTGCCGGGATCTACTCATGGCCATACCGCCGCGGCGCTGGGTGGCTGGCTCTACGGCATCAGTGCCGCCTCACAACATCCGGAAGAGGCCTGGGCACTCATCGAATTCTTGTCCAGCGAAGCCATGCAGAAGCGGTTTGCCCTGGAGGCAGGCATCGCCCCGTCGCGAACGGCGCTGTTTTCCGATCCGGACCTCCTCGCCCACTCACCGCAACTCCACAACCACCTGACAGTCCTGCAGGCAGCGACGCCACGCCCACGGTCCCCGATTTATCCCGCGTTGTCGCATCTGCTACAGCGCTATTTCAGCCGCGCCTTAGCCGTGGAGCATCTGGATCTCCGACAGGAGGCCGCACGCACCGATGCACAGATCGATCGACTGCTCGCCCTAACGAGGCCTCAGCCATGA
- a CDS encoding carbohydrate ABC transporter permease → MTRNPRLTTSRERLAAWSMVAPALLLTVTFALYPVVDSFWLSLHHIFIGVPQLGSQFVGPDNYLALLRDPVARQALLVTLGFVLLSTVLELACGLMIALVIHEPFRGRGLVRAAILIPWAIPTVVASQLWRYIFNDQYGFANLLLFGDRVTDYLPWLAYPTTAFGIVVLADVWKTSSFAALLILAGLQLIPDDLYDAARVDGAGAWQRFRHITLPLLKPALLLALLFRTMDAFRVFDLVFVMTQGGPGDATQVLQFYGYQTLFTEGRIGYGSAVSVAVFLMVLALSLLYLRAIGSSLLERKRP, encoded by the coding sequence ATGACCCGCAACCCGCGGCTCACGACGTCTCGTGAACGGCTAGCCGCCTGGTCGATGGTGGCGCCGGCGTTGCTGCTGACCGTCACGTTTGCACTGTATCCGGTCGTAGACTCGTTCTGGCTCAGCCTGCACCATATCTTCATCGGCGTGCCGCAACTCGGCAGTCAGTTCGTCGGCCCGGACAACTACCTCGCGCTCCTTCGAGATCCGGTGGCGCGTCAGGCCTTGCTGGTCACCCTGGGATTCGTCCTGCTCTCGACAGTGCTCGAACTGGCATGCGGGCTGATGATTGCGTTGGTGATACACGAACCATTTCGCGGACGCGGGCTCGTCCGGGCCGCGATTCTGATTCCCTGGGCGATTCCCACGGTGGTCGCCTCCCAACTCTGGCGCTATATCTTCAACGACCAGTACGGCTTTGCCAATCTGTTGCTGTTCGGCGATCGCGTCACCGACTACCTCCCCTGGCTGGCCTATCCGACCACCGCCTTCGGGATCGTCGTCCTGGCAGATGTCTGGAAAACCTCGTCGTTCGCCGCCCTGTTGATCCTGGCAGGACTTCAGCTCATTCCCGACGATCTGTACGACGCCGCGAGAGTGGACGGCGCCGGCGCCTGGCAACGCTTCCGGCACATCACGCTGCCGCTGCTCAAGCCGGCCCTGTTGCTCGCGCTGCTGTTTCGGACGATGGACGCCTTTCGCGTCTTCGACCTGGTCTTTGTCATGACGCAGGGTGGTCCCGGCGATGCGACCCAAGTGCTGCAGTTCTATGGCTATCAGACCCTCTTCACAGAAGGCCGAATCGGGTATGGCTCGGCCGTGTCGGTGGCTGTCTTTCTGATGGTTCTTGCCCTGTCATTGCTCTATCTCCGCGCCATCGGGTCGAGCCTCCTTGAGAGGAAGCGACCATGA
- a CDS encoding carbohydrate ABC transporter permease codes for MNRRMLLGLGILVSVGLSLLPFLWFVLTSFKSQTAIEAIPPTWWPSGNLGFYRAALFDHRLFDYAFNSLVVAGSTTILALLLAIPAAYALARLTIPGKRGVLAVLLCVSMFPQMAIAGPIWRLLDSLGGLNHRWGVVLPYVALTLPLAIWILASFFKELPPELEDAARVDGCGPWGTLFRITLPLATPGIFTAAILILIYAWNEFFFALLILTQPEQQTLPVGIALFQGEFTMPWGELAAASVVATLPLIVVVLLCQRWIVSGLSAGAVKG; via the coding sequence ATGAATCGCCGGATGCTACTCGGCCTGGGCATCCTCGTCTCGGTGGGACTCAGCCTCCTACCGTTTCTGTGGTTCGTGTTGACCTCCTTCAAATCTCAAACCGCCATCGAGGCGATTCCGCCAACCTGGTGGCCGTCTGGCAACCTGGGCTTTTACCGCGCAGCCCTGTTCGACCACCGGCTGTTCGACTACGCCTTCAATAGCCTGGTGGTCGCCGGCTCGACCACCATCTTGGCGCTCCTGCTCGCCATCCCTGCCGCCTATGCCCTGGCGCGCCTAACCATCCCGGGCAAGCGCGGCGTGCTCGCGGTCTTGCTCTGCGTGTCGATGTTCCCTCAAATGGCGATTGCCGGCCCGATCTGGCGCCTCCTCGACAGCCTGGGTGGACTCAACCACCGCTGGGGTGTCGTGTTGCCCTACGTCGCGCTGACTCTGCCATTGGCGATTTGGATCCTTGCCAGTTTCTTCAAGGAATTGCCGCCCGAGCTGGAAGATGCCGCCCGCGTCGACGGCTGTGGACCTTGGGGCACCCTGTTTCGCATCACGCTTCCGCTGGCGACGCCGGGAATTTTCACCGCAGCGATTTTGATTCTGATCTATGCCTGGAATGAATTTTTCTTCGCGCTGCTCATTCTCACTCAACCGGAGCAACAGACCCTTCCCGTGGGCATCGCACTCTTCCAAGGCGAATTCACGATGCCGTGGGGTGAACTGGCCGCAGCGTCCGTGGTGGCGACCCTGCCGTTGATTGTGGTCGTGCTGTTGTGCCAACGATGGATCGTCAGCGGACTATCCGCCGGCGCCGTGAAAGGTTAG
- a CDS encoding ABC transporter ATP-binding protein: MAELELRAVSKSFREQLVLRDISLQIPDGSFTILLGPSGCGKSTLLRIIAGLDSQTSGQVLIDGRDVDHLPPAERDIAMVFQQYALYPHLSVRENLSFALKMRRVPRETIETRIAEAAQLLDIQPLLDRKPKDLSGGQRQRVAMGRAIVRKPKLFLFDEPLSNLDAQLRTSTRIELKKLQQRLRATMIYVTHDQVEAMTLGDRIVVIEGGRIHQADDPQQTYTAPADPFVASFIGTPPMNLWEGTLKSNGTETMFEGGDMTFPLPARLLPALPSQTSPIILGIRPEDISLQETLQSLRIEALVELIEDLGADLLIHCRVGHLKLVARTDRTNEITTGVSVPFFFPLNNLHLFIDQRRIELPDLPT; encoded by the coding sequence GTGGCTGAACTGGAATTGCGCGCCGTTTCAAAATCATTTCGGGAGCAGCTCGTGCTGCGGGACATTTCGCTACAGATTCCGGATGGGAGCTTCACGATTCTGCTCGGCCCGTCCGGCTGCGGAAAATCGACCTTGTTGCGCATCATCGCCGGGCTCGACAGTCAGACGTCCGGCCAGGTGCTCATCGACGGAAGAGACGTCGATCACCTGCCGCCTGCGGAGCGTGACATTGCCATGGTGTTTCAGCAGTACGCGCTCTACCCGCACCTCTCCGTTCGTGAGAACCTCTCCTTTGCGCTGAAGATGCGCCGCGTCCCGCGAGAGACGATTGAAACCCGCATCGCCGAAGCCGCACAGTTGCTCGACATCCAGCCGCTCCTGGACCGCAAACCCAAAGATCTCTCTGGCGGCCAACGGCAGCGCGTCGCCATGGGCCGGGCCATCGTGCGGAAACCGAAATTGTTCCTCTTTGATGAGCCGCTGTCGAACCTGGATGCGCAACTGCGCACGTCGACACGCATTGAATTGAAGAAATTGCAGCAACGTCTGCGCGCCACCATGATCTATGTCACCCACGACCAGGTCGAAGCGATGACACTGGGCGACCGTATCGTCGTCATCGAAGGCGGGCGCATTCATCAAGCAGATGATCCCCAGCAAACCTACACGGCCCCAGCTGATCCCTTTGTGGCCTCGTTCATTGGTACGCCCCCGATGAATCTCTGGGAAGGAACCCTGAAGAGCAACGGGACAGAGACCATGTTCGAAGGTGGTGACATGACCTTCCCGTTACCTGCACGTCTCCTACCGGCCCTGCCGTCACAGACGTCGCCAATCATTCTTGGAATCCGCCCGGAAGACATTTCACTTCAGGAGACGCTACAATCCCTGCGAATAGAGGCGCTGGTGGAACTGATCGAGGATCTCGGTGCCGATCTGCTGATCCATTGCCGGGTCGGCCATCTCAAGCTGGTGGCTCGTACAGATCGGACCAACGAAATCACCACAGGCGTATCAGTCCCCTTCTTTTTCCCCCTCAACAACCTGCATCTGTTCATCGACCAACGCCGGATCGAGCTGCCCGACCTGCCCACTTGA
- a CDS encoding DnaJ C-terminal domain-containing protein, whose amino-acid sequence MATAQRGYYEILGIPRDASADDIKKAFRRRAREIHPDLHTGVKKTEMEKKFKELNEAHEVLSDPDKRKKYDQYGQNWEQAEAYEKARQQAGAQAGRGGSAGGFSGDFGDIFETFFGGRGRGGGGGTAGFAVDGEDLETDVHLSIRDVLTGVTRRIDLTERVTCKACGGSAIVRGRPCVVCGGAGTQAEKRTIEVRIPAGVENETRVRIAGKGQPGVNGGRPGDLYLRVHVQTSGIFRQKGSDIQVTLPVWPWEAALGAEVMAPTLTEPVKVKIPPGSKADSKLRLKGKGLPTATGEPGDLFLKLKIIMPAAVSDEERALYEQLSRSRHSDPRADILAASRRSSS is encoded by the coding sequence ATGGCGACAGCACAACGCGGCTACTACGAAATCCTCGGCATCCCACGCGACGCCTCCGCCGACGACATCAAGAAGGCCTTTCGTCGTCGAGCGCGCGAGATCCATCCCGATCTCCACACCGGCGTCAAGAAAACGGAGATGGAGAAGAAATTCAAGGAACTGAACGAAGCGCATGAGGTGCTGTCGGATCCAGACAAGCGGAAAAAATACGATCAGTACGGCCAGAATTGGGAACAGGCCGAGGCCTACGAGAAAGCCCGCCAGCAAGCAGGGGCCCAAGCGGGGCGCGGCGGTTCAGCCGGCGGATTCAGCGGCGACTTCGGCGACATTTTCGAGACGTTTTTCGGCGGCCGGGGTCGTGGAGGTGGAGGCGGAACCGCGGGGTTTGCCGTTGACGGAGAGGATCTGGAAACCGACGTGCACCTCAGCATCCGCGACGTCTTGACCGGCGTCACCCGTCGGATTGATCTGACGGAGCGAGTCACGTGCAAAGCGTGCGGCGGCAGCGCGATCGTGCGAGGGCGGCCCTGTGTCGTGTGCGGGGGGGCCGGCACCCAGGCGGAAAAGCGCACGATCGAAGTGAGAATCCCCGCAGGCGTCGAGAACGAAACCCGCGTACGCATCGCGGGCAAGGGCCAACCGGGCGTCAATGGAGGCAGGCCGGGCGATTTGTACCTGCGGGTCCATGTGCAGACCAGCGGCATCTTCCGACAGAAGGGCTCGGATATTCAGGTCACGCTCCCGGTCTGGCCCTGGGAAGCCGCACTCGGCGCCGAAGTCATGGCCCCGACGCTGACCGAACCGGTGAAGGTCAAGATTCCCCCAGGCAGCAAAGCCGATAGTAAACTGCGCTTAAAAGGCAAAGGGTTGCCCACCGCCACCGGCGAACCGGGCGATCTGTTCCTCAAGCTGAAAATCATCATGCCCGCCGCCGTCTCCGATGAGGAACGCGCGCTCTACGAACAACTGAGCCGCAGTCGCCACAGCGATCCGCGAGCCGACATCCTCGCTGCATCCAGACGCAGTTCATCCTGA
- a CDS encoding MarC family protein: MTMVEYALLAFSSLFVIVDPIAVVPAFLAMTPRDSVAQRLRTARVACLVTVGLLSGFALFGQTVLRLLGITLPAVQIAGGLILLLVSLDMLRAQRSTVQETAAETAAGTSKDDIAITPLAIPMLAGPAAISTVILLETQATTWMLRAVLLGCLVLIGLASYSILAIGARSAKWLNPIAEKIIARLMGLLLAALAVQFMVNALTGDQGLLRGLTGH; encoded by the coding sequence ATGACGATGGTCGAATACGCGCTCCTCGCGTTCAGCTCACTCTTCGTGATTGTGGATCCTATCGCCGTGGTCCCGGCCTTTCTCGCCATGACCCCGCGCGATTCCGTGGCCCAGCGGCTCCGCACGGCGCGTGTCGCCTGTCTCGTGACCGTCGGATTGTTGAGCGGATTCGCCCTCTTCGGCCAAACCGTCCTCAGGCTGCTGGGAATCACCTTGCCGGCGGTTCAGATCGCCGGAGGTCTCATCCTCTTGTTGGTCTCACTCGACATGTTGCGCGCGCAACGATCCACGGTCCAAGAGACCGCGGCAGAGACCGCCGCCGGTACCAGCAAAGACGACATCGCCATCACTCCGCTTGCCATTCCCATGCTCGCAGGACCGGCTGCCATCTCGACGGTGATTCTGCTGGAAACGCAGGCCACCACCTGGATGCTGCGCGCCGTATTGTTGGGATGCCTTGTACTGATCGGATTGGCGAGTTACAGTATATTAGCGATCGGCGCACGCAGCGCGAAGTGGCTCAATCCCATCGCCGAGAAGATCATCGCCCGGCTGATGGGCCTGTTGCTCGCCGCGCTGGCCGTTCAATTTATGGTGAATGCCCTCACCGGAGACCAAGGGCTGTTACGCGGGTTGACCGGACATTAA
- a CDS encoding Spy/CpxP family protein refolding chaperone: protein MTTKLFTFATASAIACALTISPAWANPEGGYGGGHGGGYEKDRHGMGAAMMEMMMHGGAGHLIRHLLKHEKDIGLSADQVAKLKDLQLNLDKNRIKMEADIQVAEREVKALTENEKSDIGAIEAKLKQSADVQIGLRVLSIKTRREALALLTPEQRAKEQAEHEKMMQQHKGMGAPHGKAPHGGNPHGANPHGANPHGEAKPQ, encoded by the coding sequence ATGACGACGAAACTGTTCACATTTGCCACCGCTTCGGCCATCGCCTGCGCACTGACGATCTCCCCTGCCTGGGCGAATCCCGAAGGCGGATACGGCGGCGGGCACGGCGGCGGTTACGAGAAAGATCGCCACGGCATGGGTGCCGCGATGATGGAGATGATGATGCACGGGGGCGCCGGCCACCTCATCCGGCATCTGCTGAAGCACGAGAAAGACATCGGGCTGAGCGCTGACCAGGTGGCGAAGCTCAAAGACCTCCAGCTCAACCTCGACAAGAACCGCATCAAGATGGAAGCCGATATTCAGGTCGCTGAACGGGAAGTGAAAGCGCTGACGGAAAATGAAAAATCAGATATCGGAGCCATCGAAGCCAAGTTGAAACAGAGTGCGGATGTGCAAATCGGACTCCGCGTGCTTTCGATCAAGACCAGGCGTGAGGCCCTTGCCCTCCTGACTCCCGAACAGCGTGCCAAGGAACAGGCGGAGCATGAGAAGATGATGCAGCAACACAAGGGCATGGGCGCCCCCCACGGCAAGGCCCCCCATGGCGGCAACCCCCACGGGGCGAATCCGCACGGCGCCAATCCCCACGGTGAGGCGAAGCCTCAATAA
- a CDS encoding PepSY domain-containing protein: MIKHVTVPALMIATLCLTTTPAWSDKGHKGKDEKCDVADLVKDAKVTIDQAIKTALDAAPGTAVEAELEKKHDKTVWEVEVLGADGAMTEVDIDAATGAVIDKEAKHEKHEKKGKKEKH; the protein is encoded by the coding sequence ATGATCAAGCACGTGACAGTCCCCGCGCTCATGATTGCAACCCTGTGTCTCACGACGACTCCCGCGTGGAGCGACAAGGGTCACAAGGGCAAGGACGAGAAATGCGACGTCGCCGACTTGGTGAAAGATGCCAAAGTGACCATCGACCAGGCGATCAAGACCGCTCTGGACGCAGCCCCAGGCACCGCGGTCGAAGCTGAACTTGAGAAAAAGCACGACAAGACTGTCTGGGAAGTTGAAGTGCTCGGAGCCGATGGCGCAATGACGGAAGTGGATATCGACGCAGCCACGGGCGCCGTCATCGACAAGGAAGCGAAGCACGAGAAACACGAGAAGAAGGGCAAGAAAGAGAAACACTGA
- the ilvD gene encoding dihydroxy-acid dehydratase, whose product MTTDPRHKSHNLLDGPGRAPARAMLKAVGFTDADLERPLIGVANTWIEVMPCNFHLRRLSERVKAGIRAAGGTPIEYNTIAVSDGISMGTEGMKASLISREVIADSIELVARGHLFDGVVALSGCDKTIPGTVMALCRLNLPSLMLYGGSIMPGQFQGHDVTIQDVFEAVGKHASGKMTNAELKDLEDHACPGPGACGGQFTANTMAIAFEFLGISPMGRNGVPAMDQRKDDVAFECGKLVMDLLKKDIRPKQIITRRSIENAIAAVATTGGSTNAVLHLLAVAREMGVRLTIDDFDKINRKVPLLADLKPGGRFTAADLYAAGGTTLVAKRLVDAKILHPDQITVSGRTIGEEAKSASEQPNQQVLRPLTQPIKPTGGLVILKGNLAPDGCVVKVAGHSIMHFSGPAKVYEREEDAFKAVQAGKIKAGDVVVIRYEGPSGGPGMREMLGVTAAIVGAGLGDSVALLTDGRFSGATHGLMAGHVAPEAIKGGPIGAVKTGDIITFDIAKRRLDINVTQKELAARLKKVKHPAPSYVSGVMGKYARHVSSASEGAVTN is encoded by the coding sequence ATGACGACCGACCCTCGACACAAAAGCCACAATCTGCTCGACGGACCGGGCCGCGCACCGGCCCGCGCCATGCTGAAAGCCGTCGGCTTCACCGATGCCGACCTCGAACGCCCGCTGATCGGCGTCGCGAACACGTGGATTGAAGTCATGCCTTGCAACTTTCACCTGCGCCGGTTATCGGAACGGGTCAAGGCAGGCATCCGCGCAGCCGGCGGTACACCGATCGAATACAACACGATCGCGGTGTCGGACGGCATTTCCATGGGGACCGAGGGCATGAAGGCCTCGCTCATCAGCCGGGAGGTCATCGCCGACTCCATCGAGCTCGTCGCGCGCGGACACCTGTTCGACGGCGTCGTCGCCCTCTCGGGGTGCGATAAGACCATTCCCGGCACCGTCATGGCACTCTGCCGCTTGAACCTACCCTCGCTTATGCTCTACGGCGGGTCCATCATGCCGGGACAGTTCCAGGGACACGACGTGACCATTCAGGACGTCTTCGAGGCAGTCGGCAAGCATGCCTCCGGGAAAATGACGAACGCCGAGCTGAAAGACCTGGAAGACCATGCCTGCCCGGGACCCGGCGCTTGCGGCGGACAGTTCACCGCCAACACGATGGCCATTGCGTTCGAGTTCCTCGGGATCTCACCGATGGGACGAAACGGCGTGCCGGCCATGGACCAACGCAAAGATGATGTGGCGTTCGAATGCGGCAAGCTGGTCATGGACCTGCTCAAGAAGGACATTCGCCCTAAACAGATCATCACGCGCCGCTCCATCGAAAATGCCATCGCCGCGGTGGCGACGACCGGCGGGTCGACGAATGCGGTCTTGCACCTGCTGGCCGTGGCGCGCGAAATGGGCGTGCGGCTCACCATCGACGATTTCGACAAGATCAATCGGAAGGTACCCCTGCTGGCCGACCTGAAGCCAGGCGGCCGCTTCACGGCTGCGGACCTCTATGCGGCCGGAGGCACTACCCTCGTAGCCAAACGGTTGGTCGATGCTAAAATCTTGCACCCGGACCAGATCACCGTCAGCGGGCGCACGATCGGGGAAGAGGCCAAATCCGCCTCGGAGCAGCCGAACCAACAGGTCTTGCGACCGCTCACACAGCCGATCAAGCCGACCGGCGGCCTGGTGATCCTGAAGGGCAACCTGGCTCCGGATGGATGCGTGGTCAAAGTGGCCGGACACTCCATCATGCATTTCAGCGGACCGGCCAAGGTCTACGAGCGCGAGGAAGATGCCTTCAAGGCCGTGCAGGCGGGAAAGATCAAGGCCGGCGATGTCGTCGTGATTCGGTACGAAGGTCCATCCGGCGGTCCCGGTATGCGGGAGATGTTGGGTGTCACCGCCGCAATCGTCGGTGCCGGACTCGGAGATTCAGTCGCGCTGCTCACCGACGGACGGTTCTCCGGAGCCACCCACGGCCTGATGGCCGGACACGTGGCCCCGGAAGCCATCAAGGGTGGACCGATCGGAGCTGTCAAAACCGGTGATATCATCACGTTCGACATTGCGAAACGGCGGCTGGATATCAACGTGACGCAGAAGGAACTCGCCGCCCGCCTCAAGAAGGTCAAACACCCGGCACCCAGCTACGTATCCGGCGTGATGGGCAAATATGCCCGCCACGTCTCATCCGCCTCCGAAGGTGCGGTGACCAACTAG